The uncultured Paludibaculum sp. sequence CGACTCGGTCGCCGCGCTCGTGCCCAAGGCCGAACTCGACGGCGAGATGGGCGACTCGTTCATGGGCGTCCAGGCGCGCCTCATGTCCCAGGCGATGCGCAAGCTCACAGGCATGGTCTCCAAGTCCAACACCTGCCTCATCTTCATCAACCAGATCCGTGAGAAGATCGGCGTCATGTTCGGCAACCCGGAAACCACCACCGGCGGCCGAGCCCTGAAGTTCTACTCCAGCGTCCGCATCGACATCCGCCGCATCGCCGCCATCAAGGACGGCGAGAACGTCGTCGGCAACCGTACCAAGGTGAAGGTAGTCAAGAACAAGCTGGCCCCGCCGTTCCGTGAAGCCGAATTCGACATCATGTACGGAGAAGGCGTCAGCCTCATCGGCGACCTCATCGACATCGGTGTGGAACACAACATCGTCGAGAAGAGCGGCTCGTGGTACAGCTTCGCCAGCGAGCGTATCGGCCAGGGCCGCGAAAACGCCAAGCAATTCCTGCGCGACCACCCCGAGACCCTGCAGAAACTCGACGGCATGGTCCGCGAAATGCTCGGACTGGCCAAACTGCCCGACGCCGTGGAGCCCACCGTCACTCCAGAACCCGTGGCCGCCGGCAAAGCCCCCCGCGGATCCAAGGCCTAACTCGAATAAATCGGGGACGTTTCGACGTCCCCTTGCCTCCTACCGCACGACGCCCCACTGCTTGTTCGGCGCCCCTCCCAACTCCACCTCCAATACGCCGCCGGCCACTAACTCCTTGTGCGTCACCCAGAACCGGCCCGTGAGCGGCTTGCCGTTCAGCTTCGTTGACTGGACATAGACGTTCCCCGGCTTCTGATTCCGGGCCACGACAGTGAAGGTCTTGCCGGGATAGAAGCGCGGGTCCAACTGGAACGTAACCCGTTCAAATAAAGGGCTTGTGATCTCGTAGCGCGGCTCCAACTCCGCCCCGCCCTGCACGTCGAACAACCCTGCCGCCATCAGCACGCCCAGCGCCCCCATCTGGCCCTGATCTTCGTCGCCGTTATATCCACCCATCGGCGTGGCGTCGCCAAACACCTCGTCCTTCACGCGCCGCACCCAATACTGTGTCAGCCACGGAGCGCCCGCATAGCTGAACAGATGGGCCATGTGGCACGCGGGCTGGTTCTCGTAATCCACCCAGTTCTCCCCATGCTTTCCATGCGGCGTGATGAAGCGGTGCGGCGCGGCCTTCTCAAACTGCCCCTGCAGCTTCTCAATGAACTTCTCGCGGCCGCCCAAGGCCGCAATCAGCCCTGGAAGATCCTGCATCACGTAGTAGGTATAGATCGCCGCATTGCTCTCCACGAAGCCCCGGCAATTCGACCCCTCGCACGTCGGCGCAAAAGGCTCGAACCACGACCCATCCATGTTCTTCGGCCGGATCCAACCTGTTGATTCGTCAAAGAGATTCCGCCAATTGCCTGACCGCTTCTGGAAGAACGTTGCGTCGTCCTTCTTGCCCAAAGCCAGTGCAAACTGCGCCAGGGTCCAATCCTGATAGGCATACTCCAGAGTCTGCGCCGCACCCTCACGATGCCCGCCCGACCCGAACTTGCCCAGCGGCACATAGCCCCGCTCGACGTAGTACTTCATCCCGCCGCCCTCGGCGTTGGCACCCGCTTCATAGCCTGCGTGATCGCGAATCCCGCCGGGAAACGCGCTCTTCTTCGACCCCTCATAGGCCGCCTGGACGTCGAAGTTGCGGATCCCCTTCTGGTACGCCGCCGCGATCAGCGGCACCGCCTGGTCACCCACCATCACGAACGTATAGTTGCCGCCGCTGGGACCCCGGGCAATCATGCCGCCGTTCTTGTAATAGTCCACCAGCGACTCCGTCATCTCGCCCATTAACTGCGGGTAAGCGATAGACCACAGAACATTGAGAGTCCACTGCGACCCCCAGAAAGCATCGGAGTTGTATGTGCTTCGGGTCGGCTGCCCCTTGGCGTCCAGCGGCACCTGCCGCACCACCGGCTTGTCCCCGGTATTGTCGATGTACTTGCCGTTTACATCGCTGAACGTCCGGCGGCCCAGCACGGAATGCCACAGATCCGTATAGAACTTCGTCCGTTGGGCGGGCGTCCCGCCGCTGATCTGGACCTTGCCAAGCCACTCATTCCATTCCTGTTTCGACTCGCGCACGACACGCTCGAAGTCCCAGTGCGGCAACTCCGTGTTGAGGTTCAGCCGGGCCTGCTCCTCGCTCACATACGAGATCGCGACCTTCATCTGCACCTGGCTCGGCTGCGCAAACCGGAAGTGAACATACCCGCTGCCACCTTTGCTCCACTGGCCAAATCCATCGAACGGCCGATCCAACTGGATGACAAAGTACACAGTGACAGGCTTCTTCCGCCGGATCGTCGGTGCCAGAACGGTGTTGCCGGCGAGTTCCCTGTCGCTCACCTTCCGCAACTGCGCGTCCAGCGGCGCATCCATCATGGCGAGCTTGGCCCCTGTGTCTACATAGATATAGGCGTCCTGAGCGGCCGGAAAACTGTAGCGGTGCATACCCACGCGCTTCGTCGACGTCAACTCCGCCGTCACTTTATAATCTTCGAGATAGACCTTGTGATAGCCCGCCTTGGCGACTTCCTTGTCGTGACTGAATGCGGACTTGTAGGCCTCATACCCACCCGGGCCCTTCATCTCGCCCGTAGCAGGCATCACCGGCACAGCCGCCAGTTGCCAGTCATGAACGTGGCTGAAGCACCGTATGTACTTCTCTCCATAGAGGTAACCGGCGTTCCAGTCGCCATCGACGCCCGTATCCGGACTCAGGTTCACCATCCCGAACGGGCGGCTGGCCGAGGAGAAGAAGAACCAGCGCGACTTGTGCGTATCGATGAGCGGATTCACCTCATCGGCCGGCGTCACCTGGGCGCGGCAATCCGCCGCGGCGCCAAGCAACAGGGCGGCAGCCGCCGCGCGGACATACTTGCTGAACACTGCTTAGTCCTTTCGAATCAAACGCCTGCCTTCAATGCGGTAGGCGCCGCTGAGAACCACGGCGATGGCCTCGCTGAAGATCTTGTGCTCTTCCACCAGGATCCGCGCGGCCAGCGTATCGGCGGTGTCTCCATCCAGAACCGGGACAACAGCCTGCGCCACGATCGGCCCCGTATCCAGCCCGGCATCCACGAAATGCACCGTACAGCCGGAAAACTTGACCCCGTAGTCCAAGGCCTGCTGCTGCACATGCAAACCCGGAAACGATGGCAGTAGCGATGGGTGAATGTTGAGAATGCGGTCGCGATACGCCTCGAGAAGTGGCGTCCCCACCCGCCGCATAAACCCGGCCAGGACAATCAGGTCAATCCCCAGCGGGGCCAGCCTCTCCACCACTATCGCCGCATACGTATCCGTGTCGATGCCCTTCGAAGGCAGAGAAATCGCCGGTAAGCCTAGGGTGGCCGCCGTTTCCAGCGCTTTGGCTGTAGGCACGTTGGCGATCACCGCGGCGATCTCCGCCTGCAGTCTTCCTTCACGGATCTGCCGCGCGATGGCCTCGAAGTTCGAGCCGCGGCCGGATACGAGAACGGCGATCTTCTTCACTTGTAGATCACTCGACCCTTGCCGCGCGGCTGCGTGATCACCTTGCCGATCTCGTAGTACGGCTCCTTCATGTGCTTCAACAGCCGTACCGCCTTCGCGGCCTTCTTCTGCGGAATCACCAGGATCATGCCGACGCCCAGGTTGAACGTCCGCCGGTAGTCGTCGTCCGGAACGTTCCCCAACCGGCGCAGCAGTTCGAACACGGGCAGAATGGGCCACGAGCCGAGCTTCACCTCCACCGCCAACCCCTTCGGCAGGACGCGCGGAGTGTTGTCCGTGATGCCCCCGCCGGTGATGTGCGCTGCGGCGGCAAGAACATTTGCTTTCAACAGCTTCTGAATCGGCTTCAGGTAGCTGCGATGCACCTTCAGCAACTCATCGGCCAGCGTGCAGTCCAACTCCGGCAGGAACGTCTTCGGCGTGTACTTGCCCACCTCGAACAGCAACTTGCGGGCGAGTGAATACCCGTTGGTGTGCAGCCCGTTCGAGGGCAGGCCCAGCAGCAGGTCACCGGGCTGTACACTCTTTCCCGTCAACAACTTGGACTGCTCCGCCGCACCCACGATGAAGCCGGCGAGATCATACTCGCTCGGCTGGTAGAGGCCCGGCATCTCAGCCGTCTCCCCACCAATCAGGGCGCAGCCGTTCTCCTGGCACGCCTTACCCAGGCCGGTGGCAATCTGCCCCGCGACTTCCGCATTCAGCTTCCCGACAGCGAAATAGTCGAGAAAAAACAAGGGCACGGCGCCCTGCACCGCGATGTCGTTGACGCAGTGGTTCACCAGATCCTGGCCGACCGTATCGTGCCGCCCGGTCATAAACGCGACCTTGATCTTCGTCCCCACGCCATCGGCCGATGAGATCAGCACAGGCCGCTTGTAACCTGTCAGGCGGTACATTGCGCCAAAACTACCGATATCCGCCAATACGCTTCGGGTGAAGGTCTTCTTTGCCGCTACCTTGATGTAGCCGACAGCACGGTCCGCCTCGTCAATGTTGACCCCGGCGTCCTGGTAGCGGATGGTTTTCTTAGTAGGCATCGCTGAAGTACCAGTCTAAAATACAGGGATTCTCCATGCGCCAAAGATTATTTGTCCTCTCTCTCCTGGCCTGCACGTTTTTGCCGTTGCGGGCCGAAGTTCCATCGCTGGTGGCCATCCAGGACGCCCGGATTGTCACAGTCAGCGGAGCGGTGATCGAGAAGGGGACCGTCGTTCTGAAAGACGGCATCATCGCCGACGTCGGACCCAGCGCAACCATCCCCGCGGGCGCTTGGGTGGTGGACGGTAAAGGACTTACGGTCTATCCAGGACTCATTGATGCCTTCAGCACCTGGGGCATTCCCGAGCCTCCAGTTCCAGTGCAACCGTCCACCCCAGCCGCAGGTGGAGGCCGCGCCCCCCAGCCAACAGGACCTCGGTCGCGCGGTCCGGAAGACCGTCCCGGAACAAATAGCTGGGTGATGGCCGCCGACCTCGTCAAAGCCACTGAGCGTCGCGTCGACCTCGCTCACGGTGCCGGCTTTACGACAGCCGTCACTTTCCCCCGCCAGGGCCTTATCGGTGGGCACGGCGCCATCGTCAACCTGGGCGGCCAGTCTGATGGAGCCATGATCGTCGAGCCCGACGCAGGCCTCTACATATCCACAACTCCTTCCGGCTACTCGGGTTATCCGAATTCTCTGATGGGTGTGTTGGCCTACTTCCGGCAGCTTTGGAGCGACGCCAACTACTACAAAATGAACAAGGAGCTCTACGCGAAGTCGCCGCAAACCATCCCGCGGCCCGCCTACGATCGCGCCTTGGAAGGCGTCCTCACCACTCGCCGCCTGATGCTGCCCGCTCCCGGTCCCGTCCAGATGCGCCGCATGTTGAATCTAGGCAAGGAGTTGCAGACCCCCGTGGTGCTCTGGGGCGTCAACGAGGGCTACCGCATGGCCGACGAATTGAAGAAGAACGGCACATCCGTCGTCCTCAATATTCACTGGCCCACCCAGGAGCGCGACCACGACCCGGAAGCGATTGACACCTTGAAGGTTCTGGAGCTGCGCGACAAGGC is a genomic window containing:
- the recA gene encoding recombinase RecA; the protein is MALEEKEKQRLLSVTLGNIEKQFGKGTIQRLGSHDAIVPVGVISSGSVSVDYALGVGGFPRGRIVEVYGPESSGKTTIALQAVAQAQKVGGMAAFIDVEHALDPIYARKLGVDVDNLLVSQPDYAEQALEITSSLISSNAIDIIVVDSVAALVPKAELDGEMGDSFMGVQARLMSQAMRKLTGMVSKSNTCLIFINQIREKIGVMFGNPETTTGGRALKFYSSVRIDIRRIAAIKDGENVVGNRTKVKVVKNKLAPPFREAEFDIMYGEGVSLIGDLIDIGVEHNIVEKSGSWYSFASERIGQGRENAKQFLRDHPETLQKLDGMVREMLGLAKLPDAVEPTVTPEPVAAGKAPRGSKA
- a CDS encoding GH92 family glycosyl hydrolase, encoding MFSKYVRAAAAALLLGAAADCRAQVTPADEVNPLIDTHKSRWFFFSSASRPFGMVNLSPDTGVDGDWNAGYLYGEKYIRCFSHVHDWQLAAVPVMPATGEMKGPGGYEAYKSAFSHDKEVAKAGYHKVYLEDYKVTAELTSTKRVGMHRYSFPAAQDAYIYVDTGAKLAMMDAPLDAQLRKVSDRELAGNTVLAPTIRRKKPVTVYFVIQLDRPFDGFGQWSKGGSGYVHFRFAQPSQVQMKVAISYVSEEQARLNLNTELPHWDFERVVRESKQEWNEWLGKVQISGGTPAQRTKFYTDLWHSVLGRRTFSDVNGKYIDNTGDKPVVRQVPLDAKGQPTRSTYNSDAFWGSQWTLNVLWSIAYPQLMGEMTESLVDYYKNGGMIARGPSGGNYTFVMVGDQAVPLIAAAYQKGIRNFDVQAAYEGSKKSAFPGGIRDHAGYEAGANAEGGGMKYYVERGYVPLGKFGSGGHREGAAQTLEYAYQDWTLAQFALALGKKDDATFFQKRSGNWRNLFDESTGWIRPKNMDGSWFEPFAPTCEGSNCRGFVESNAAIYTYYVMQDLPGLIAALGGREKFIEKLQGQFEKAAPHRFITPHGKHGENWVDYENQPACHMAHLFSYAGAPWLTQYWVRRVKDEVFGDATPMGGYNGDEDQGQMGALGVLMAAGLFDVQGGAELEPRYEITSPLFERVTFQLDPRFYPGKTFTVVARNQKPGNVYVQSTKLNGKPLTGRFWVTHKELVAGGVLEVELGGAPNKQWGVVR
- the purN gene encoding phosphoribosylglycinamide formyltransferase → MKKIAVLVSGRGSNFEAIARQIREGRLQAEIAAVIANVPTAKALETAATLGLPAISLPSKGIDTDTYAAIVVERLAPLGIDLIVLAGFMRRVGTPLLEAYRDRILNIHPSLLPSFPGLHVQQQALDYGVKFSGCTVHFVDAGLDTGPIVAQAVVPVLDGDTADTLAARILVEEHKIFSEAIAVVLSGAYRIEGRRLIRKD
- the purM gene encoding phosphoribosylformylglycinamidine cyclo-ligase, whose translation is MPTKKTIRYQDAGVNIDEADRAVGYIKVAAKKTFTRSVLADIGSFGAMYRLTGYKRPVLISSADGVGTKIKVAFMTGRHDTVGQDLVNHCVNDIAVQGAVPLFFLDYFAVGKLNAEVAGQIATGLGKACQENGCALIGGETAEMPGLYQPSEYDLAGFIVGAAEQSKLLTGKSVQPGDLLLGLPSNGLHTNGYSLARKLLFEVGKYTPKTFLPELDCTLADELLKVHRSYLKPIQKLLKANVLAAAAHITGGGITDNTPRVLPKGLAVEVKLGSWPILPVFELLRRLGNVPDDDYRRTFNLGVGMILVIPQKKAAKAVRLLKHMKEPYYEIGKVITQPRGKGRVIYK
- a CDS encoding amidohydrolase family protein, which gives rise to MRQRLFVLSLLACTFLPLRAEVPSLVAIQDARIVTVSGAVIEKGTVVLKDGIIADVGPSATIPAGAWVVDGKGLTVYPGLIDAFSTWGIPEPPVPVQPSTPAAGGGRAPQPTGPRSRGPEDRPGTNSWVMAADLVKATERRVDLAHGAGFTTAVTFPRQGLIGGHGAIVNLGGQSDGAMIVEPDAGLYISTTPSGYSGYPNSLMGVLAYFRQLWSDANYYKMNKELYAKSPQTIPRPAYDRALEGVLTTRRLMLPAPGPVQMRRMLNLGKELQTPVVLWGVNEGYRMADELKKNGTSVVLNIHWPTQERDHDPEAIDTLKVLELRDKAPTTPAVLAAAGVKFAISSDGLESPKEVLKALKKSIDVGLKKEDAIRALTLSAAEIYGVENRMGSIDKGKMANLVVVKGDLFDERLTIAMIFVDGVKYLPPPDPPQTPGGNRPSTANQEAN